The genomic region TTGCGTAGGAAAGGAATGCGGGAATCAAAGTgtttgaagagaaaagaaatccGTCCTAAGGTTTACCCTTGTTTTCACATTCCATCCAGTTTTGAAACATCGTCACGGCGCGCTGGGTTATTTCACTGTAGCCCGTGATCACACCCTTGCACCGCTCGTACCAGCTCCGTACCGACTCGTACGGTGTGAGATCGAACTTCAGCAGCACCAACAAGGATACGGTGCATACGAGCGAGTAGTCGGCCACCGTCAGGTGATCGCCGGCGGCAAAGGTGTTCCGGCGCAAGCTTCCATCCAGAATGGCTACCGCTTCCTCTAGCTTCTGCCGGTCGGCATCCACCGGTGTGGCCCGTTCCAAAACGACCGGACTATAGTAAGCAATGATGCACTTGTACAGGGTGCCACACTCAAACAGCAGCCATTGGTTGACGATGGCCCGACGTAGCGGTTCACTAGGGTACAGGACACTTCCGGGCGGACCGAAG from Anopheles coustani chromosome 3, idAnoCousDA_361_x.2, whole genome shotgun sequence harbors:
- the LOC131262982 gene encoding glutathione S-transferase 1-1-like, whose amino-acid sequence is MDLYYNILSPPSRAILLLGEALNIRMNLISLDVHRKDYVNVEFKKINPQHTVPTLVVDGVAICEPGAILCYLAERFGPPGSVLYPSEPLRRAIVNQWLLFECGTLYKCIIAYYSPVVLERATPVDADRQKLEEAVAILDGSLRRNTFAAGDHLTVADYSLVCTVSLLVLLKFDLTPYESVRSWYERCKGVITGYSEITQRAVTMFQNWMECENKGKP